From a region of the Burkholderia lata genome:
- a CDS encoding MacB family efflux pump subunit: MRQPLLKLAAVTRRFPAGDKDVVVLNNVNLSIHAGEIVAIVGASGSGKSTLMNILGCLDHPSEGTYTVGGRDTHMLDSDELAQLRREHFGFVFQRYHLLPHVDAVANLEMPAIYAGTPRAERHARARELLARLGLADRAHHRPGQLSGGQQQRVSIARALMNGGQVILADEPTGALDTKSGQDVIRILHELNALGHTIVIVTHDKAVARHAKRIIEISDGEIVADRPNRHYAEALAEAGVDAAEAAEASEAAVGESPTRNRHDTPAPPAAVDTDPHVDTGTRTRRFAAGSGRFAEACRMAWIALVSHRLRTLLTMLGIIIGITSVVSIVAIGEGAKRYMLDEIGSIGTNTINIYPGTDWGDSRADAIQTLVPADVAALTEQPYVDSATPETSRTLLLRYRNVDVNALVSGVGDRFFQARGMRFALGVAFDEDAVRRQVQVAVIDQNTRRKLFGATRNPIGEVILVDNVPCVVIGVTADKKSAFGSVKSLNVWVPYTTASGRLFGQRYLDSITVRVRDGQPSAAAEKSLEKLMTQRHGRKDFFTYNMDSVVKTVEKTGQSLTLLLSLIAVISLVVGGIGVMNIMLVSVTERTREIGIRMAVGARQSDILQQFLVEAVLVCLLGGTIGIALSFGLGALFSMFVAQWKMVFSAGAIVTAFVCSTLTGVIFGFMPARNASRLDPIDALARD, translated from the coding sequence ATGCGCCAGCCCCTGCTGAAACTCGCTGCCGTCACCCGGCGTTTTCCGGCCGGCGACAAGGATGTCGTTGTCCTGAACAACGTCAACCTGTCGATCCACGCGGGCGAGATCGTCGCGATCGTCGGCGCGTCGGGCTCCGGGAAGTCGACGCTGATGAACATCCTCGGCTGCCTCGATCACCCGAGCGAAGGCACCTACACGGTCGGCGGACGCGACACGCACATGCTCGACAGCGACGAGCTCGCGCAGTTGCGCCGCGAACACTTCGGCTTCGTGTTCCAGCGCTATCACCTGCTGCCGCACGTCGACGCGGTCGCGAACCTCGAAATGCCCGCGATCTACGCCGGCACGCCGCGCGCCGAGCGGCACGCACGCGCACGCGAACTGCTCGCGCGCCTCGGGCTCGCGGATCGTGCGCACCATCGCCCCGGGCAACTGTCCGGCGGCCAGCAGCAGCGCGTGAGCATCGCGCGTGCGCTGATGAACGGCGGCCAGGTGATCCTCGCCGACGAACCGACCGGTGCGCTCGACACGAAAAGCGGCCAGGACGTGATCCGCATCCTGCACGAGCTGAACGCACTCGGCCATACGATCGTCATCGTCACGCACGACAAGGCCGTCGCGCGCCATGCGAAGCGCATCATCGAGATCAGCGACGGCGAGATCGTCGCCGACCGGCCGAACCGGCACTATGCGGAAGCCCTCGCGGAAGCGGGCGTGGACGCAGCAGAAGCGGCAGAAGCGTCCGAAGCAGCAGTCGGCGAGTCTCCCACCCGCAATCGCCATGACACGCCGGCGCCGCCCGCAGCCGTCGACACCGATCCGCATGTCGATACCGGCACGCGCACGCGCCGCTTCGCGGCCGGCTCCGGCCGCTTCGCCGAGGCCTGCCGGATGGCGTGGATCGCGCTCGTGTCGCACCGGCTGCGCACGTTGCTGACGATGCTCGGCATCATCATCGGCATCACGTCGGTCGTGTCGATCGTCGCGATCGGCGAAGGCGCGAAGCGCTACATGCTCGACGAGATCGGCAGCATCGGCACGAACACGATCAACATCTATCCGGGCACCGACTGGGGCGACAGCCGCGCCGACGCGATCCAGACGCTCGTGCCCGCCGACGTCGCCGCGCTCACCGAGCAGCCGTACGTCGACAGCGCGACGCCCGAAACGTCGCGCACGCTGCTGCTGCGCTACCGCAACGTCGACGTGAACGCGCTCGTGAGCGGCGTCGGCGACCGCTTCTTCCAGGCGCGAGGAATGCGCTTCGCGCTGGGTGTCGCATTCGACGAGGACGCGGTGCGCCGCCAGGTGCAGGTGGCCGTGATCGACCAGAACACGCGCCGCAAGCTGTTCGGCGCGACGCGCAACCCGATCGGCGAAGTGATCCTGGTCGACAACGTGCCGTGCGTCGTGATCGGCGTGACGGCCGACAAGAAGAGCGCGTTCGGCAGCGTGAAGAGCCTGAACGTGTGGGTGCCGTACACCACGGCAAGCGGGCGCCTGTTCGGGCAGCGTTATCTCGACAGCATCACCGTGCGCGTGCGCGACGGGCAGCCGAGCGCCGCCGCCGAGAAAAGCCTCGAAAAGCTGATGACGCAGCGCCACGGCCGCAAGGACTTCTTCACGTACAACATGGACAGCGTGGTGAAGACCGTCGAAAAAACCGGCCAGTCGCTCACGTTGCTGCTGTCGCTGATCGCCGTGATCTCGCTCGTCGTCGGCGGGATCGGCGTGATGAACATCATGCTGGTGTCGGTCACCGAGCGCACGCGCGAAATCGGCATCCGGATGGCGGTCGGCGCACGCCAGTCCGACATCCTGCAGCAGTTTCTCGTCGAGGCCGTGCTCGTCTGCCTGCTCGGCGGCACGATCGGCATCGCGCTGTCGTTCGGACTCGGCGCGCTGTTCTCGATGTTCGTCGCGCAGTGGAAGATGGTGTTCTCGGCCGGCGCGATCGTGACCGCGTTCGTCTGCTCGACGCTCACCGGTGTGATATTCGGCTTCATGCCCGCGCGCAACGCGTCACGGCTCGATCCGATCGATGCGCTCGCGCGCGACTGA
- a CDS encoding efflux RND transporter periplasmic adaptor subunit, whose product MTQKTHRRRRIVLASLAIVAIATGVTLKACAPDKHPQYLSAPVSRGDLENAVLATGALQAFRQVDVGAQVSGQLKSLKVKLGDKVTKGQWLAEIDPVISENALRQARASEESLRAQQQSTAAQLTQAELAFKRQQAMLPDDATSRESFEAARAALDVQRATLSSLAAQIRSARIQIETAQANLGYTRIVAPIDGEVVAVVTQEGQTVIAQQQAPVILKLADLDTMTVKAQVSEADVIRVSAGQTAYFTILGEPDKRHYGKLRAIEPAPQNYAEAQSPLGGGAGGGSKPNSAVFYNALFEVPNPEHRLRISMTAQVNIVLGNARNALSIPAAALGEKRKDGTYAVRVLRADGSTETRNVRIGINNNVRVEVLAGLKDGERVVIGEAAGDDHAPLADVV is encoded by the coding sequence ATGACTCAGAAGACCCATCGCCGCCGGCGCATCGTGCTGGCTTCCCTTGCCATCGTTGCGATCGCCACCGGCGTCACGCTGAAGGCGTGCGCGCCCGACAAGCATCCGCAATACCTGTCCGCGCCCGTCTCGCGCGGCGATCTCGAGAACGCGGTGCTGGCAACCGGCGCGCTGCAGGCCTTCCGGCAGGTCGACGTCGGTGCGCAGGTGTCGGGGCAGTTGAAGTCGCTGAAGGTCAAGCTCGGCGACAAGGTCACGAAGGGTCAGTGGCTCGCCGAGATCGATCCCGTGATCTCGGAAAACGCACTGCGCCAGGCGCGCGCCAGCGAAGAAAGCCTGCGCGCGCAACAACAATCGACCGCCGCGCAACTCACGCAGGCGGAACTCGCGTTCAAGCGCCAGCAGGCGATGCTGCCCGACGACGCAACCTCGCGCGAATCGTTCGAGGCCGCGCGCGCGGCGCTCGACGTGCAGCGCGCGACACTCTCGTCACTCGCTGCGCAGATTCGCTCGGCCCGCATCCAGATCGAGACCGCGCAGGCCAACCTCGGCTACACGCGCATCGTCGCGCCGATCGACGGCGAGGTCGTCGCGGTCGTCACGCAGGAAGGCCAGACCGTGATCGCGCAGCAGCAGGCACCGGTGATCCTGAAGCTCGCCGATCTCGACACGATGACCGTGAAGGCGCAGGTGTCGGAAGCCGACGTGATCCGCGTGAGTGCCGGCCAGACCGCGTATTTCACGATCCTCGGCGAACCGGACAAGCGCCACTACGGCAAGCTGCGCGCGATCGAGCCGGCGCCGCAGAACTACGCCGAAGCGCAGAGCCCGCTCGGCGGCGGCGCGGGCGGCGGCTCGAAGCCGAACTCGGCCGTGTTCTACAACGCGCTGTTCGAAGTGCCGAATCCCGAGCATCGGCTGCGCATCTCGATGACCGCGCAAGTCAACATCGTGCTCGGCAACGCCCGCAACGCGCTCAGCATTCCGGCCGCCGCGCTCGGCGAGAAGCGCAAGGACGGCACCTACGCGGTGCGCGTGCTGCGCGCCGACGGCAGCACGGAAACGCGCAACGTCCGCATCGGCATCAACAACAACGTGCGCGTCGAAGTGCTGGCCGGCCTGAAGGACGGCGAACGCGTCGTGATCGGCGAAGCGGCCGGTGACGACCACGCGCCGCTGGCGGACGTGGTGTGA
- a CDS encoding class I SAM-dependent methyltransferase, with product MTQNIYDDPAFFEGYSRLNRSIQGLDGAPEWPALRALLPDLRGRNVLDLGCGYGWFSRWAADQGAASVLGLDVSERMLERAASTAAHPAITYRRADLETLALPEAAFDLAYSSLALHYVAHLDTLLRTIHRALVPGGRLVFSIEHPIYTAPRRPGFVVDAQGNRSWPLDGYQREGERVTDWLAPGVVKQHRTLGTLVNLLIGSDFTLTHLDEWGPTQAQVDALPALDEERDRPMMVLVAAQR from the coding sequence ATGACGCAGAACATCTACGACGACCCGGCCTTCTTCGAAGGCTACAGCCGCCTGAACCGCTCGATTCAGGGCCTAGACGGCGCCCCCGAATGGCCCGCACTGCGCGCGCTGCTGCCCGACCTGCGTGGCCGCAACGTGCTCGACCTCGGCTGCGGCTACGGCTGGTTCAGCCGCTGGGCGGCCGACCAGGGCGCGGCAAGCGTGCTCGGCCTCGACGTCTCCGAGCGCATGCTCGAACGCGCGGCCTCGACTGCCGCGCACCCGGCGATCACGTACCGCCGCGCCGATCTCGAAACGCTCGCGCTGCCGGAGGCCGCATTCGATCTCGCGTACAGCTCGCTCGCGCTCCACTACGTCGCGCACCTCGACACGCTGCTGCGCACGATCCATCGCGCACTCGTGCCCGGCGGGCGGCTCGTGTTCTCGATCGAGCATCCCATTTATACGGCGCCGCGCCGGCCCGGCTTCGTCGTCGATGCGCAGGGCAACCGCTCCTGGCCGCTCGACGGCTACCAGCGCGAAGGCGAACGCGTGACCGACTGGCTCGCGCCCGGCGTCGTCAAGCAGCACCGCACGCTCGGCACGCTCGTGAACCTGCTGATCGGCAGCGACTTCACGCTCACGCACCTCGACGAATGGGGGCCGACGCAGGCGCAGGTCGATGCGCTGCCCGCGCTCGACGAGGAACGCGACCGGCCGATGATGGTGCTCGTCGCTGCGCAGCGATAA
- a CDS encoding HD domain-containing protein encodes MTPDTIHARLAFLREAEHLKDVLRSGYTSSGRAESTAEHSWRLCLMALVFADALPGIDTLKLLKLCVVHDLGEALHGDIPAIEQAAHPDKSAQERDDLLTLTAPLAPAQRDEIVALWDEYEAAATPEARAAKAFDKLETILQHNQGSNPPDFDYAFNLGYGRRYTDATPLFSAIREIVDADTQRRIDASGPRA; translated from the coding sequence ATGACCCCCGATACGATCCACGCGCGGCTCGCTTTCCTGCGCGAAGCCGAACACCTGAAGGATGTGCTGCGCAGCGGCTATACGTCGTCCGGGCGAGCGGAAAGCACGGCCGAACACAGCTGGCGGCTGTGCCTGATGGCGCTCGTGTTCGCGGACGCGCTGCCCGGCATCGACACGCTGAAGCTGCTGAAGCTGTGCGTCGTCCACGATCTCGGCGAGGCGCTGCACGGCGACATCCCCGCGATCGAACAGGCCGCGCACCCCGACAAAAGCGCGCAGGAACGCGACGACCTGCTGACGCTGACCGCACCGCTCGCCCCTGCACAGCGCGACGAAATCGTCGCGCTGTGGGATGAATACGAGGCGGCCGCAACGCCTGAAGCGCGCGCGGCGAAGGCGTTCGACAAACTCGAAACGATCCTGCAGCACAACCAGGGCAGCAATCCGCCCGATTTCGACTACGCGTTCAATCTCGGCTACGGCCGCCGCTATACCGACGCCACACCGCTGTTCAGCGCGATCCGCGAGATCGTCGACGCCGACACGCAACGCCGGATCGACGCGAGCGGGCCGCGCGCGTAA
- a CDS encoding helix-turn-helix domain-containing protein gives MHDPSLHPSALGPQLKRWRALHRVKQSHAAELFGVAQSTISRWEAGLQQMSPDERATAERLLAARLDSAGDHALARLVAGSAGRMHLVCDLTHRLLASSPARAAEFSQPLSMLLGTSLWRYATPEIVRMEAALDTLGWHDHAGPPSVEFDTGTNVSRVVPIHGSMCRWTRMTLSDGSAARLVETLQDA, from the coding sequence ATGCATGACCCGTCGCTTCATCCATCCGCGCTCGGCCCGCAACTCAAGCGCTGGCGGGCGCTGCACCGCGTCAAGCAGAGTCATGCGGCCGAGTTGTTCGGCGTCGCGCAATCGACGATCTCGCGCTGGGAAGCCGGCCTCCAGCAGATGTCGCCCGACGAGCGCGCGACCGCCGAGCGGCTGCTCGCCGCGCGCCTCGATTCGGCCGGCGATCACGCGCTCGCGCGGCTCGTCGCGGGCAGCGCGGGTCGCATGCATCTGGTGTGCGACCTCACACACCGCCTGCTCGCTTCTTCTCCGGCGCGCGCGGCCGAATTTTCGCAGCCGCTGTCGATGCTGCTCGGCACGTCGCTGTGGCGCTACGCGACGCCGGAGATCGTTCGCATGGAAGCCGCGCTCGATACGCTCGGCTGGCATGACCACGCGGGGCCGCCGAGTGTCGAATTCGATACCGGCACGAATGTGTCGCGTGTCGTGCCGATCCACGGCAGCATGTGTCGCTGGACACGGATGACGCTGTCGGACGGGTCTGCCGCGCGGCTCGTGGAGACGCTGCAGGATGCGTGA